The following coding sequences lie in one Niabella agricola genomic window:
- a CDS encoding RNA polymerase sigma factor has protein sequence MSQQQDILLISRLKDNDSAAFDELYLKYFKVLCANAFLFLKNESEAKDLVQTLFLDIWEKKLYEHFHKDVKGYLFLAVKNRCLNSIKSRKVKDARVELFNRFQDVQLQKPEEPDDGADHQDRLEALLSDMKGQKKAALTMVYFKEKKYSEAAEAMGIGVNSLKTHLKSALKTLRLGMNGKK, from the coding sequence ATGTCGCAGCAGCAGGACATTTTGTTGATCTCCCGTTTAAAAGATAACGACAGTGCTGCGTTCGATGAACTATATCTGAAATATTTTAAGGTGCTTTGTGCAAATGCCTTTTTGTTTTTAAAAAACGAAAGCGAGGCCAAGGACCTGGTGCAGACCTTATTCCTGGACATCTGGGAGAAAAAATTATATGAGCATTTTCATAAAGATGTAAAGGGCTACCTTTTTCTTGCAGTAAAAAACCGTTGCCTGAACTCTATAAAAAGCAGAAAGGTAAAAGATGCCCGGGTGGAATTATTTAACCGGTTTCAGGATGTGCAGCTCCAAAAGCCGGAAGAGCCCGATGATGGAGCCGACCACCAGGACCGGCTGGAAGCGCTGTTGTCTGATATGAAAGGACAGAAAAAGGCTGCGCTTACTATGGTGTATTTTAAGGAGAAGAAATACAGCGAAGCTGCGGAGGCGATGGGAATCGGTGTAAATTCTCTGAAAACACATTTAAAAAGTGCGTTGAAAACATTAAGATTAGGAATGAACGGAAAAAAATAA